The sequence CGAGTGTGTAGCCTGTGGGTGGGCAGGTGCAGTAGAAACTCCCCGGGGCGTTGGAGCAGCGGTAGGAGCACACATGACCAGCAGTAGGCAGTGCACACTCATCAATATCTGAAAGGAGATGAGGAGAATGAGTCTGCTTGAAAGTGGGTAAAGATAattttttacatgttaatgctTCTAAGTTATAGTAAAGatattattttcttatattcTTTGCATCATAAACTGGTTTTTCCACGACTAAGCACCGCAAAAACCCAGCAGTACCTTCACATGTTATCCCATCAATGTCACTCAGCTGGTAACCACGGCGACAGTAACACTGGTAGGAGCCATAGACATTGGCACACTCCTGGCTGCAAGGGTTGGCCTCACACTCATTGACATCTGTCAGATcaggcacaaacacaacatgtttCTTTACAACTCTGTATTCAATGAGAGATAATTccttaatttatacattttgcaTTTGGAAAAAGCTCAGACATCATTACAATAAACCCTGAAATTTGTCACATATGGGATCAAAAATATATGATTCTAACCCATATTTGAGGAATGACAGCGCTAATAAGtcttaatgaatgaatgaaatgcaaAGTGAGTTTACCGTCACAGTTTCTGCCATCGTGAGACAGTTTGAAGCCGGTTGTGCAGCTGCACTGGTAGGACCCCTCTGTGTTCTCACACTTGTGGGCGCACAGTCGTCCAGGATAATGCCTGCACTCATTGATATCTAAAGAACAAAGGTCATAGATAATGAATTTAAGACTGAGGATTTACAAGAGATCTCAATACTGTTCTAATCTATGAATTAGAGCACAGATTAAAACTGAGACAATTAAGAAAACACATAATTCCTCTCTACTCACTACATCATACATTTTTCCACGGCTAATGGTGACAATTTTTGCACTGTACCTTCACACACTTTGGTGATGGTGTTGAAGAGGAAACCGATTCTGCACTCACAGCGGTACGAGCCCACCAGGTTGATGCAACCATGGTCACCACACACATTGCCTGTACGACATTCATCTATGTCTACAGGAAGGTGACCAAGGAGAGAAATTACATCTGTATTATTTAAGCAAGGAAAATTAAGATGGAGACCctacaaacagaaaatacatcGGCATACCTTCACAACGTGTGCCATCCTCAGTAAGATGATAGCCTCGTCCACAGGTGACTGTGTTCCTGCGACAGGTGTAAGAGCCCACTGTGTTGATACAAGTCTGGCCAGGGAGGCATGGAGTGGTATGGGCCACACACTCGTTTATATCTaatttgagcaaaaaaaacccacattcaCCGGGTCAACCCGTCATTCACCTGAGGAATGTTTTTGCTTCAGTGCAACACCAAACTCACCAATACAGCTGCCAATGGCATCCTGAATGAATCCGTCAGAGCACTTTTCCTTTGGGTGACAGCGGAATGAGCCTTCTGTGTTGGTGCACAAAAAGGCCGGTCCGCAGTTATGGGTTCCCAAAATGCATTCATCAATGTCTTGAACAGGCAAGGAGGGAAAAAATTACCATTAACTCGTCATGTAATGATTAAATACTCATTTTTTCGaataattcaaatatatttttgaccttaaaagcaaaaacaacttcataatCTGTACAGTTTTCTTGACATGTTACCTTTGCAGTTGTTGTTGTCGGTGAGTTCGTACCCAGTGCCACAGCCGGTTTCCCTCTGACAGCGAAAGGAGCCCTCTGTGTTAATACAAACTTGGCCGAAGATGCAGTTGTGACTGCCAGTCAGACACTCATTAACATCTGAGGAGATAAACACTCACTCAAAAAAGCAGAAAGTGTTCTATCCCCAAATGATCTGTTGAGCTACCCTTATTAAAAAGTAAGTGAAATCATACTCTCATTTACATCACTTACCCTCACAATTCACTCCATCCTTTTGCAGTTGATAACCATCGTGGCAGGCACACGTACCATTACCCACACACAGCTGTGAGCAAATGGAGTCTgaaaacagcacagagacagattTAAATGCAGTCACATCCTGACACCTTTTCATCAACAAATCAGGTCATGGTTGGACATTTCGGTGTACGTCCTAGTTCATAGGAAACCTGTTGCTGGCAGGATGCTCGTGTCTAAGCTTCTTACAGCTCTTACTATAATGAAAGGAGATCACATTAAGATGTCAAGGTGCCAAACCTCTACAGGTGTCTGTTTCCTCTGGAGCCTTTGCAGTAACGTTGACCTCGGGCTGTTCTGTCACTGGGACTGTAGGGAAAAAAAGACTCTTTACAGTAAAGACAACCACATTCCTTGCATAACTACTGTAAAGAAGGCTGGGGTCAGACACTTCAGCACCACATTGTTACACAGCATGGCTTCACAAATCTCTGGGGTTTTTTACGCTGATATGCTCTTATCACTCTGGCCTTTACCCTACATGAGCAAGACATTGATTTGCCATTTTtgcaaaatgtgtgtttttgcaggtcTTTGCTCCccacatgtctgtgtttttcactTGAAGCCAGCTAGGCGACAAAAGCTACA is a genomic window of Thunnus albacares chromosome 23, fThuAlb1.1, whole genome shotgun sequence containing:
- the LOC122975110 gene encoding fibulin-1-like translates to MAQWIILLFSLCGFVRGQEIQPLTVQECCQDGRDRALRGQDCTILPLISSSHTCRIAQEQCCAAVVEDKLCDNGIKMARWQGACERPFFQGEPWETQISKMCCDCCTLGLMLESRGSSCELQGLFLGKQCAYAAKNCCGKNTTEEIKPTVKVPVTEQPEVNVTAKAPEETDTCRDSICSQLCVGNGTCACHDGYQLQKDGVNCEDVNECLTGSHNCIFGQVCINTEGSFRCQRETGCGTGYELTDNNNCKDIDECILGTHNCGPAFLCTNTEGSFRCHPKEKCSDGFIQDAIGSCIDINECVAHTTPCLPGQTCINTVGSYTCRRNTVTCGRGYHLTEDGTRCEDIDECRTGNVCGDHGCINLVGSYRCECRIGFLFNTITKVCEDINECRHYPGRLCAHKCENTEGSYQCSCTTGFKLSHDGRNCDDVNECEANPCSQECANVYGSYQCYCRRGYQLSDIDGITCEDIDECALPTAGHVCSYRCSNAPGSFYCTCPPTGYTLAPNGRTCQDIDECAVGSHTCSISESCFNVQGGFRCLSFECPPNFRQATPGSKNDGSVSLRCIKACQPNDFSCAHDPVHLITHTVLSLPTFRDFSEPEEIVFLRTITAANPAPHPGATDLFFDILGADDQFSFDVVKRSDQGMIMGVVRQVKPIIGPKDLVLQVAMNYIKSGNISHRNVVIIHVFISEFWF